In Streptomyces sp. NBC_01717, one DNA window encodes the following:
- a CDS encoding sugar-binding transcriptional regulator, which produces MSAGRSALRMGPAELVQAAAMARRFYLEGKSKIQIAEEFGVSRFKVARVLETALERDLVRIEIRVPAELDAERSDALRARYGLRHAVVVESPAEEQDDAPDPENLGEVAADLLGELVNEGDVLGLAWGRSTIHMAAALDRLPPCTVVQLTGVYDAGTAERGSVEAVRRAAQVSGGEAHPIYAPMLLPDPATAAALRHQTGIARAFEYFDKVTVAAVSIGSWEPGISTVHDMLTDEEREHYASLGVAAEMSAHLFDTEGRRVGRDLGERCITVEADRLRRIPEVVAIAGGQRKAAAIGAVLRSGLVTSLVTDTSAAEYLLTESAAPRRPALERADPDGD; this is translated from the coding sequence ATGTCGGCGGGACGGTCCGCCCTGCGGATGGGGCCCGCGGAGCTGGTGCAGGCGGCGGCCATGGCCCGCCGCTTCTACCTCGAGGGAAAGTCGAAGATCCAGATCGCCGAGGAGTTCGGCGTCAGCCGCTTCAAGGTGGCCCGGGTCCTGGAGACGGCGCTCGAGCGTGACCTCGTACGGATCGAGATCCGGGTCCCCGCGGAGTTGGACGCGGAGCGTTCCGACGCGCTGCGGGCCCGCTACGGGCTGCGGCACGCGGTCGTCGTCGAGTCTCCCGCGGAGGAGCAGGACGACGCCCCGGACCCGGAGAACCTGGGCGAGGTCGCGGCCGATCTTCTCGGCGAACTGGTGAACGAAGGCGATGTCCTGGGCCTGGCCTGGGGCAGGTCCACCATCCACATGGCGGCGGCCCTCGACCGGCTGCCGCCGTGCACGGTCGTGCAGCTCACCGGGGTGTACGACGCGGGTACCGCCGAGCGCGGTTCGGTCGAGGCGGTCCGGCGGGCCGCCCAGGTCTCCGGCGGCGAGGCCCACCCGATCTATGCGCCGATGCTGCTGCCCGACCCGGCCACGGCCGCCGCGCTGCGCCATCAGACCGGCATCGCGCGCGCCTTCGAGTACTTCGACAAGGTGACCGTCGCCGCGGTCTCCATCGGCTCCTGGGAGCCGGGTATCTCCACCGTCCACGACATGCTGACCGACGAGGAGCGGGAGCACTACGCGTCGCTCGGCGTCGCTGCCGAGATGTCCGCGCACCTCTTCGACACGGAGGGGCGCCGGGTCGGCCGCGACCTGGGCGAGCGGTGCATCACCGTCGAGGCGGACCGGCTGCGGCGGATCCCCGAGGTGGTGGCGATCGCGGGCGGCCAGCGCAAGGCGGCGGCGATCGGGGCGGTCCTGCGGTCCGGTCTGGTCACCAGCCTGGTGACGGACACATCGGCCGCCGAATATCTGCTGACGGAGTCCGCGGCGCCGCGGCGTCCCGCGCTGGAGCGGGCCGACCCGGACGGGGACTGA
- a CDS encoding terpene synthase family protein translates to MENELPDIYCPFPQQTNPHVAHTRVHLDSWTRSTGLVHRDSARERFEQADFGAFVGMVYPTANAENLDLVADWFVWLFLVDDQLDDGHLGRSPDRVRDVVALMRTVVQGTGTGPLPDEDLPAAVVALADLWERTTPNAAAHWLRRFAWHLITYLTTATTWEAGNRANGVVPSEETYIAKRRHTGAIHVCMDLIEIVAGIEAPESIHNDPRFIVALEASCNVVCWANDVYSYEKEQVLGEIHNLVHLVRHHRGYGKQQALEHVCAEIARETERFLAAEAELVTAYPLLSGMLVPYMNGMRSWMRGNLDWSRQTPRYNPADVSQYKEPQQYLEPTVLGVRQD, encoded by the coding sequence GTGGAGAACGAACTGCCGGACATCTACTGCCCGTTCCCCCAGCAGACGAACCCGCACGTCGCGCACACACGTGTGCACCTCGACAGCTGGACGCGCAGCACCGGTCTGGTACACCGGGATTCAGCCAGGGAGCGCTTCGAGCAAGCCGACTTCGGCGCGTTCGTCGGCATGGTGTATCCGACCGCGAACGCCGAGAATCTCGATCTCGTCGCCGACTGGTTCGTGTGGCTGTTTCTCGTCGACGACCAGCTCGACGACGGCCATCTCGGCCGCAGCCCGGACCGGGTGCGCGACGTGGTGGCGCTGATGCGCACAGTGGTCCAGGGCACCGGCACCGGCCCACTGCCGGACGAGGATCTGCCGGCCGCGGTGGTCGCCCTGGCCGACCTGTGGGAACGCACCACGCCGAATGCGGCCGCGCACTGGCTGCGACGGTTCGCCTGGCACCTGATCACGTACCTCACCACGGCCACCACCTGGGAGGCGGGTAACCGGGCGAACGGTGTCGTGCCGTCCGAGGAGACGTACATCGCCAAGCGGCGGCACACCGGCGCCATACATGTCTGCATGGACCTGATAGAGATCGTGGCCGGTATCGAGGCACCCGAGTCGATCCACAACGACCCCCGGTTCATCGTCGCGCTCGAAGCCTCGTGCAACGTCGTGTGCTGGGCCAATGACGTGTACTCGTACGAGAAGGAACAGGTCCTCGGCGAGATCCACAACCTCGTCCATCTGGTCCGGCACCACCGTGGATACGGCAAGCAGCAGGCGCTCGAGCACGTCTGCGCGGAGATCGCCAGGGAGACGGAGCGCTTCCTGGCCGCCGAGGCCGAGCTGGTGACGGCCTACCCGCTGCTGTCCGGGATGCTCGTCCCGTACATGAACGGGATGCGGAGCTGGATGCGCGGCAATCTGGACTGGTCGCGGCAGACGCCGCGCTACAACCCGGCGGACGTCAGCCAGTACAAGGAGCCGCAGCAGTACCTGGAGCCGACGGTCCTGGGCGTACGCCAGGACTGA
- a CDS encoding GDSL-type esterase/lipase family protein, with amino-acid sequence MTWLDPDLFLRGVAWRDGVRTVRADPADLARLPWDTGARALLPIGVRLEFLAPGARAVEIRYRAAVPDPADELHDLAHVFALWQGDRCVAETFAEPAEEAVAVLVLPPGEGPFTVHPPQGQSPLILGVRAVGGTLLPAPAQPRWVVHGDSITEGWWSTRPANAWPAVAGRALGLDAVNLGYAGSARGELCVAEQIAALPADVLTLAFGTNCWSGVPFSAPLLYETVRAFITLVRAGHPGTPLLLVSPLLCPDAEDTPNALGATLRELRTALEEAGADLVRAGDSRLSVLPGRDVLGPEHLADGLHPHDAGHARLAAAVTEALAPYLSAADC; translated from the coding sequence ATGACCTGGCTCGACCCCGACCTCTTTCTGCGCGGTGTGGCCTGGCGGGACGGTGTGCGTACGGTGCGGGCCGACCCCGCCGATCTGGCGCGGCTGCCGTGGGACACCGGGGCGCGGGCGCTGCTGCCCATCGGGGTACGGCTGGAGTTCCTGGCACCGGGTGCGCGTGCGGTGGAGATCCGCTACCGCGCCGCGGTGCCCGACCCGGCGGACGAGCTGCACGACCTCGCCCACGTGTTCGCGCTCTGGCAGGGCGACCGGTGCGTGGCGGAGACTTTCGCGGAGCCCGCCGAGGAGGCGGTCGCCGTGCTCGTACTCCCGCCCGGGGAAGGCCCGTTCACCGTTCATCCGCCGCAGGGACAGTCCCCCCTGATCCTCGGCGTGCGGGCGGTGGGCGGCACGCTGCTGCCCGCTCCGGCGCAGCCGCGGTGGGTGGTGCACGGCGATTCGATCACCGAGGGCTGGTGGTCCACGCGCCCCGCCAACGCGTGGCCCGCGGTGGCCGGCCGCGCGCTCGGGCTGGACGCGGTCAATCTGGGGTACGCCGGGTCGGCGCGCGGGGAGCTGTGCGTCGCCGAGCAGATCGCGGCGCTCCCGGCCGACGTACTGACGCTGGCGTTCGGTACGAACTGCTGGTCAGGAGTGCCGTTCTCGGCGCCGCTGCTGTACGAGACGGTGCGCGCGTTCATCACCCTGGTGCGCGCGGGCCACCCCGGGACACCGTTGCTGCTCGTCTCACCGCTCCTGTGCCCGGACGCCGAGGACACCCCGAACGCCCTCGGGGCCACTCTGCGCGAGCTGCGGACGGCACTGGAGGAGGCCGGTGCCGACCTCGTCCGCGCGGGCGACTCCCGGCTGTCCGTGCTGCCGGGACGCGATGTCCTCGGGCCGGAGCACCTGGCGGACGGCCTGCACCCGCACGACGCCGGCCACGCCCGTCTGGCGGCGGCCGTCACGGAGGCGCTCGCCCCCTACCTATCCGCGGCGGACTGCTGA
- the rpe gene encoding ribulose-phosphate 3-epimerase — MAQINPSILSADFARLAEEARAVEGADWLHVDVMDNHFVPNLTLGVPIVESLSRATDTPLDCHLMIDDPDRWAPQYVEAGAGSVTFHAEAAAAPVRLAREIRAKGARASMALKPATPIEPYEDLLPELDMLLIMTVEPGFGGQAFLDIMLPKIRRTRELISKHGLEMWLQVDGGVSESTIERCAEAGADVFVAGSAVYGAQDPAEAVRALRAKADGTIASAGWACNH, encoded by the coding sequence ATGGCCCAGATCAACCCGAGCATCCTGTCCGCCGACTTCGCTCGCCTCGCCGAGGAGGCGAGGGCCGTCGAAGGCGCCGACTGGCTCCATGTCGATGTCATGGACAACCACTTTGTGCCCAACCTGACCCTCGGCGTGCCCATCGTGGAATCGCTCAGCCGGGCCACGGACACTCCGCTGGACTGTCACCTGATGATCGACGACCCGGACCGCTGGGCACCGCAGTACGTCGAGGCGGGGGCCGGCTCGGTCACCTTCCACGCGGAGGCCGCGGCAGCGCCCGTACGGCTGGCGCGGGAGATCCGGGCCAAGGGGGCCCGCGCCTCCATGGCGCTCAAGCCCGCGACGCCCATCGAGCCGTACGAGGACCTGCTCCCCGAGCTCGACATGCTGTTGATCATGACGGTGGAGCCGGGCTTCGGCGGCCAGGCCTTCCTGGACATCATGCTGCCGAAGATCCGCCGTACCCGTGAGCTGATCTCCAAGCACGGTCTGGAGATGTGGCTCCAGGTCGACGGCGGGGTCTCCGAGTCCACCATCGAGCGGTGCGCCGAGGCCGGTGCGGACGTTTTCGTCGCCGGTTCCGCGGTGTACGGGGCCCAGGATCCGGCCGAGGCGGTACGCGCCCTGCGTGCCAAGGCGGACGGGACGATCGCCTCGGCGGGCTGGGCGTGCAACCACTGA
- a CDS encoding GuaB1 family IMP dehydrogenase-related protein has protein sequence MRFLEPGTGRYTESPSVPYDLTYDDVFMVPGRSAVGSRQGVDLSSPDGTGTTIPLVVANMTAIAGRRMAETIARRGGLVVIPQDIPIDVVTDVISWVKTRHLVLDTPIVLAPGQTVADALSLLPKRAHGAGVVVDDEQRPIGVVTDHDLTGVDRFTQLSEVMSKDLVLLDADIDPRDAFTKLDGAHRKLAPAVDADGRLVGILTRKAALRATLYTPATDAAGKLRIAAAVGINGDVAGKAKQLLDAGVDTLVVDTAHGHQESMISAVRAVRALDPQVPIVAGNIVAAEGVRDLIEAGADIIKVGVGPGAMCTTRMMTGVGRPQFSAVLECAAEAKKYGKHVWADGGVRHPRDVAMALAAGASNVMIGSWFAGTYESPGDLQQSADGRYYKESFGMASARAVKNRTSDESAYDRARKALFEEGISTSRMFLDPARPGVEDLIDSIIAGVRSSCTYAGAASLEEFAEKAVVGVQSAAGYAEGKALHASWS, from the coding sequence ATGCGTTTTCTTGAGCCCGGCACCGGTCGCTACACAGAGTCCCCCTCGGTCCCGTACGACCTGACGTACGACGATGTCTTCATGGTTCCGGGCCGCTCAGCGGTCGGTTCCCGCCAGGGGGTCGACCTCTCCTCGCCGGACGGCACCGGCACCACCATCCCGCTCGTCGTCGCCAATATGACGGCGATCGCGGGCCGCCGGATGGCCGAAACGATCGCCCGCCGCGGCGGGCTGGTCGTCATCCCCCAGGACATCCCGATCGACGTCGTCACCGACGTCATCTCCTGGGTCAAGACACGCCACCTCGTGCTCGACACGCCGATCGTGCTGGCCCCGGGCCAGACCGTGGCCGACGCCCTGTCCCTGCTGCCGAAGCGCGCGCACGGCGCCGGCGTCGTCGTCGACGACGAGCAGCGGCCCATCGGCGTCGTCACCGACCACGACCTGACCGGTGTCGACCGCTTCACCCAGCTGTCCGAGGTCATGTCCAAGGACCTGGTGCTGCTCGACGCGGACATCGATCCGCGCGACGCGTTCACCAAGCTCGACGGAGCCCACCGCAAGCTCGCCCCCGCGGTCGACGCGGACGGCCGGCTCGTCGGCATCCTCACCCGTAAGGCCGCGCTCCGCGCCACCCTCTACACCCCGGCCACCGACGCCGCCGGCAAGCTGCGGATCGCCGCTGCCGTCGGGATCAACGGCGATGTCGCGGGCAAGGCCAAGCAGCTCCTCGACGCGGGCGTCGACACCCTCGTCGTGGACACCGCGCACGGCCATCAGGAGTCCATGATCAGCGCGGTCCGTGCGGTCCGTGCGCTGGACCCGCAGGTGCCGATCGTGGCCGGCAACATCGTCGCCGCCGAGGGCGTGCGCGACCTCATCGAGGCCGGCGCGGACATCATCAAGGTCGGTGTCGGCCCCGGCGCCATGTGCACCACCCGGATGATGACCGGGGTCGGGCGGCCCCAGTTCTCCGCGGTGCTGGAGTGCGCCGCCGAGGCGAAGAAGTACGGCAAGCACGTCTGGGCGGACGGCGGCGTCCGCCACCCGCGCGATGTCGCCATGGCGCTCGCCGCGGGCGCGTCCAACGTGATGATCGGCTCCTGGTTCGCCGGTACGTACGAGTCGCCCGGCGACCTCCAGCAGTCCGCCGACGGGCGCTACTACAAGGAGTCCTTCGGCATGGCGTCCGCGCGCGCCGTGAAGAACCGCACGTCGGACGAGTCGGCGTACGACCGGGCCCGCAAGGCGCTCTTCGAGGAGGGCATCTCCACCTCGCGGATGTTCCTGGACCCGGCCCGCCCCGGCGTCGAGGATCTGATCGACTCGATCATCGCGGGCGTCCGCTCCTCGTGCACGTACGCCGGAGCGGCGTCCCTGGAGGAGTTCGCCGAGAAGGCGGTCGTCGGTGTGCAGAGCGCCGCCGGTTACGCCGAGGGCAAGGCGCTGCACGCCAGCTGGAGCTAG
- a CDS encoding Lrp/AsnC family transcriptional regulator, translating to MRLNDLDERIVHALAEDARRSYADIGAIIGLSAPAVKRRVDRLRAEGAITGFTVRVDPAALGWETEGYIEIYCSRNTSPEAIKSGLARYPEIASASTVTGEADAIVQVFAADMRHFEQVLERIAGEPYVERTKSVLVLSPLLRRYSSGTPG from the coding sequence GTGCGACTGAACGATCTCGACGAACGCATCGTCCACGCCCTTGCCGAGGATGCCCGCCGCTCCTACGCCGACATCGGCGCGATCATCGGCCTCTCCGCGCCCGCGGTGAAGCGCCGCGTCGACCGGTTGCGCGCGGAGGGGGCCATCACCGGCTTCACCGTACGGGTGGATCCGGCGGCGCTCGGCTGGGAGACCGAGGGATACATCGAGATCTACTGCAGCCGCAACACCTCGCCGGAGGCGATCAAGAGCGGTCTGGCGCGCTATCCGGAGATCGCGTCGGCCTCCACCGTCACCGGGGAGGCGGACGCGATCGTCCAGGTCTTCGCCGCAGACATGCGCCACTTCGAGCAGGTGCTGGAGCGGATCGCGGGCGAGCCCTACGTGGAACGCACCAAGTCGGTGCTGGTGTTGTCACCGCTGCTGCGGCGGTACTCCTCAGGGACCCCGGGCTGA